In the Bactrocera tryoni isolate S06 unplaced genomic scaffold, CSIRO_BtryS06_freeze2 scaffold_11, whole genome shotgun sequence genome, one interval contains:
- the LOC120779559 gene encoding piggyBac transposable element-derived protein 3-like: MSKYERGTSREYVASIYGVDVTSLSWKDNKIVNLVSTYIGMKPILMIGQNEDLPATSSSIKRYDKKDKTFKMISCPEIIKEYNRHIGGVDLLDSCMGRHKITMKSRKWTNRMF; encoded by the coding sequence ATGTCAAAATATGAGCGTGGAACCAGCCGCGAATACGTTGCTTCAATTTACGGCGTCGATGTGACATCATTGTCATGGAAGGACAACAAGATTGTTAATCTTGTTTCAACTTACATCGGTATGAAACCAATCTTGATGATTGGTCAAAACGAAGATTTACCTGCAACATCTTCCTCCATAAAACGTTACGACAAAAAGGACAAGACATTCAAAATGATTTCCTGCCCAGAAATAATTAAAGAGTACAATCGTCATATCGGTGGCGTAGATTTACTTGACAGCTGTATGGGTCGTCATAAAATCACGATGAAAAGTCGTAAATGGACCAACAGAATGTTTTAA